In Nitrospira sp., a genomic segment contains:
- a CDS encoding TIGR00730 family Rossman fold protein, with product MPRMGAEFSDASPNQHTVVTSSSYIPADRDTDFLQRDELRPLRLGLELLKPELIQTEQGIRSTIVVFGSARLLEPSRARQALEAATAELKMAPQDQARQQRVRVAERRLALAPYYDIAREFGHLVSSTCQIDGQCDYVIVTGGGPGIMEAANRGAADAGAKSMGLNITLPHEQQPNAYITPDLCFQFRYFALRKMHFLLRARALVVFPGGFGTLDELFETLTLLQTGKTRNITIVLMGRAYWERLINWTLLVEEGLIGPDDLSLFHFAETAQQAWDLISRTHGGPSAR from the coding sequence ATGCCGCGCATGGGTGCAGAGTTTTCCGACGCATCACCGAACCAGCACACCGTCGTCACGTCATCCTCGTACATCCCGGCCGATCGAGACACCGATTTTCTGCAGCGCGATGAGCTACGTCCGCTGCGGCTCGGGCTGGAGTTACTCAAGCCTGAGTTGATTCAAACCGAACAGGGCATTCGCTCGACGATCGTGGTCTTCGGCAGTGCGCGCCTTCTCGAACCGTCGCGCGCCAGACAGGCCCTCGAAGCAGCCACGGCGGAGCTGAAGATGGCTCCTCAAGATCAGGCGCGACAACAACGCGTCAGGGTCGCCGAACGGAGACTCGCCCTCGCCCCCTACTACGACATTGCACGCGAGTTCGGCCACCTGGTGTCTTCCACCTGTCAAATCGACGGACAATGCGACTACGTGATCGTCACCGGTGGAGGCCCCGGCATCATGGAAGCCGCCAATCGCGGCGCGGCGGATGCCGGCGCCAAGTCGATGGGGCTTAACATCACCTTGCCCCATGAACAACAGCCCAACGCCTACATTACGCCGGACCTCTGTTTTCAGTTTCGCTATTTCGCTCTGCGCAAAATGCATTTCCTGCTGCGCGCGCGAGCGCTGGTCGTCTTTCCCGGCGGATTCGGCACGCTCGACGAACTGTTCGAGACCCTCACCCTGCTGCAGACCGGTAAAACCCGCAACATCACCATCGTGCTGATGGGCCGGGCCTACTGGGAACGCCTCATCAACTGGACACTGCTGGTCGAAGAAGGCCTGATCGGACCGGATGATCTGTCGTTATTCCACTTCGCGGAAACGGCCCAGCAAGCCTGGGACCTCATCAGCCGAACGCATGGAGGGCCATCCGCACGATGA
- a CDS encoding MBL fold metallo-hydrolase yields MKLSFHGAARSVTGSRHLLEMPGSKILLDCGLFQGQRQEADRQNRFLGFDPRAINAVLLSHAHIDHSGALPVLGKHQFRGNVHMTRATADLAAVMLEDSARLQENDCAYLNRKENRRGKRCLQPFYESSDARAIIRRFVGARYGDSIKVTPRVTASFHDVGHILGSAAIRLKYSARGNSTTVLFSGDLGRTQMPILRDPAPPPSCDVLIIESTYGDRLHEEVGDALTRKAQQLVAHAKAHHSKIIVPAFALGRTQELVMRIKQLVAEGRIDPLPIYIDSPLASKVTDVFRKHPECYDEETYRTFTSEGDPFAARYIRYVSSPDESKRLNTLKGPCVIIASSGMCEGGRVVHHLKHAIQDEANMIAIVGFQAEHTLGRRLVEGWDVVPIFGIPTPRRAQVVVFNGLSAHADRNDLLAYVRAITPAPQQVFVVHGEEKQALSLGAAIQAEHPHMSVVVPAKESSYDI; encoded by the coding sequence ATGAAACTCTCGTTTCACGGAGCTGCACGATCGGTCACCGGGAGCCGCCATCTCCTGGAGATGCCTGGCAGCAAAATCCTTCTGGACTGCGGGCTCTTTCAGGGGCAGAGGCAGGAAGCCGACCGACAAAATCGGTTCCTCGGGTTCGATCCACGAGCGATCAATGCCGTCCTGCTCTCGCATGCCCATATCGATCACTCCGGCGCGCTGCCCGTGCTCGGGAAGCACCAGTTTCGGGGAAATGTCCACATGACCCGGGCCACGGCCGATCTCGCGGCGGTGATGCTCGAAGACTCGGCCCGCCTGCAGGAGAACGACTGCGCCTATCTGAATCGGAAAGAAAACCGTCGCGGAAAACGCTGTCTACAGCCGTTCTACGAATCCAGCGATGCACGCGCGATCATCCGCCGCTTTGTCGGGGCACGCTACGGCGACTCGATTAAGGTCACGCCCCGCGTCACCGCCTCTTTCCATGATGTGGGCCACATTCTTGGATCCGCAGCCATTCGCCTGAAGTACTCCGCCCGCGGCAACAGCACCACCGTCCTCTTCTCCGGAGACTTGGGACGCACGCAGATGCCGATCCTCCGCGATCCGGCACCTCCGCCAAGCTGCGATGTCCTGATCATCGAGTCCACCTACGGCGATCGGTTGCACGAAGAAGTCGGTGACGCGCTCACGAGGAAAGCTCAACAGCTCGTCGCGCATGCCAAGGCGCATCACAGCAAAATCATCGTGCCGGCCTTTGCCCTTGGGCGGACGCAGGAACTCGTCATGCGGATCAAACAACTGGTGGCCGAAGGGCGAATCGACCCACTCCCCATTTATATCGACTCGCCGCTGGCCTCAAAAGTCACAGACGTGTTCCGCAAGCACCCTGAATGTTACGATGAGGAAACCTATCGCACCTTCACGTCTGAAGGAGACCCGTTTGCGGCTCGGTACATCCGATACGTCTCGTCACCGGACGAAAGCAAACGGCTGAATACCCTGAAAGGTCCCTGTGTGATCATCGCCTCCTCAGGGATGTGCGAGGGGGGACGTGTCGTGCACCATCTGAAACATGCGATCCAGGACGAAGCCAACATGATCGCCATCGTGGGCTTTCAGGCTGAACACACGCTGGGGCGCAGGCTGGTGGAGGGATGGGATGTGGTCCCAATCTTCGGCATTCCAACACCACGCCGCGCGCAGGTCGTGGTGTTCAACGGACTCTCCGCCCATGCAGATCGAAACGACCTGCTCGCCTATGTGCGAGCCATCACACCGGCTCCGCAGCAGGTGTTCGTCGTCCATGGGGAGGAAAAACAGGCGCTCTCCCTGGGGGCTGCCATTCAAGCCGAACATCCGCACATGTCAGTCGTCGTGCCCGCCAAAGAAAGCAGTTACGACATCTAG
- a CDS encoding P1 family peptidase, with protein MHHSTIASDSLIACAMLVVTLFALPASSAEIPSDVEDPPRIRARALGLNLGRLEPGPLNAITDVPGVKVGQVTLMQGDGALKPGEGPVRTGVTVIVPRDDVWHKKVPAGAFVLNGTGEMTGLAWVAESGFLEYPIALTNTLNVPRVANGVISWMLRHYPGIGITDDTLTPVVAECDDGRLNDIQGRHVSESDVMRALDEAAPGPVAEGSVGAGTGMISYGFKGGIGTASRRLPAAEGGFTIGVLVNANHGRRPELTMGGVPIGRQYDAVGPQSGRPGEESPQRLHTVREGSSGNAEGSIIIIIATDAPLDSRQLTRLGKRAALGLARTGSTARHGSGDFMLAFSTGNVIPHYPNEPTFSLLHLADTHLNAAITATVEATEEAILNALTGATTVTGRDGFRADAISLPRLRELLSADTPPHR; from the coding sequence ATGCACCATTCCACCATCGCCTCTGATTCGCTGATCGCCTGTGCGATGCTCGTCGTTACCCTGTTCGCCTTACCGGCCTCGAGTGCGGAGATCCCATCCGACGTTGAGGATCCCCCTCGCATTCGCGCACGCGCGCTTGGATTGAACCTCGGGCGCCTGGAGCCCGGGCCTTTGAATGCCATTACCGATGTGCCGGGAGTGAAGGTCGGCCAAGTCACGCTGATGCAGGGGGATGGTGCGTTAAAGCCCGGGGAGGGACCGGTTCGAACCGGCGTGACAGTCATCGTGCCGCGAGACGATGTGTGGCACAAGAAAGTCCCAGCCGGAGCGTTCGTGTTGAACGGCACCGGGGAAATGACCGGACTGGCTTGGGTCGCGGAATCGGGATTTCTTGAATATCCGATTGCCCTCACCAATACCCTGAACGTGCCTCGTGTCGCCAACGGCGTCATCAGTTGGATGCTCCGTCACTATCCCGGAATCGGCATCACCGACGACACGCTCACACCGGTCGTGGCAGAGTGCGACGACGGGCGTTTGAACGACATTCAGGGGCGCCACGTTTCCGAATCCGACGTCATGCGAGCGCTCGATGAGGCGGCACCAGGACCAGTGGCAGAGGGGAGCGTCGGAGCGGGAACCGGCATGATCTCGTACGGATTCAAGGGTGGCATCGGGACAGCGTCTCGTCGGCTTCCCGCAGCAGAGGGAGGATTTACGATCGGGGTGTTGGTCAACGCCAACCATGGGCGGCGGCCTGAACTGACCATGGGTGGTGTCCCGATCGGGCGCCAATATGACGCAGTGGGGCCTCAATCCGGCCGTCCGGGAGAAGAGTCGCCACAGCGACTGCACACCGTTCGCGAAGGATCGAGCGGGAATGCCGAGGGATCGATCATCATCATCATCGCCACCGATGCGCCACTCGACAGTCGGCAACTGACTCGACTCGGCAAGCGCGCGGCACTCGGCCTGGCGAGAACCGGTTCAACCGCCCGCCATGGCAGCGGCGACTTCATGTTGGCGTTTTCCACCGGCAACGTCATTCCTCATTACCCCAACGAGCCCACCTTTTCACTCCTACATCTTGCCGATACGCATCTGAATGCGGCCATCACGGCCACCGTGGAAGCCACGGAAGAAGCGATTCTGAATGCACTGACCGGGGCCACGACTGTCACGGGGCGCGATGGATTTCGCGCAGACGCCATCTCGCTCCCGCGCCTACGCGAACTGCTCTCGGCCGATACGCCCCCGCACCGTTAG
- a CDS encoding FIST C-terminal domain-containing protein — protein sequence MITAPSSTLRFASALTRHSSPQAAADELVRAIREQLGAARIDLAFLFVSIQHADQADALVQALREALDPATLVGCTGEGVIATGREIESGPAATLWAAHLPGVVAQPLRLSFSSVHDQFSLRHWPDMDTDGDTPLAMLLFADPFSTPMQDVLSVIEEQYPGTRALGGLAGGGQDLGENRLFLDDVVHTDGLVGVALSGPITVHTVISQGCRPIGERFIVTKAEHNVIQELGGRPALHCLQTVFSQLSSEERAQAQRALHIGIAMDEQRAQFTRGDFLIRNLLGADQQTGAIVIGDVVQEGQTVQFQVRDAQAADEDLRVLLAAAHPGSRPLPLGALLFSCCGRGKGLFGIPNHDAAVLGEQLGAIPLAGFFAQGEVGPVGGRNFLHGYTASIAIFSEPKRSEKVSGRY from the coding sequence GTGATTACCGCACCGTCATCGACACTTCGGTTTGCCTCGGCCCTTACGCGCCACAGTAGCCCACAGGCGGCAGCCGATGAATTGGTCCGAGCGATCCGAGAACAGCTAGGCGCGGCTCGAATCGATCTCGCATTTCTGTTTGTCTCGATTCAGCATGCAGATCAGGCCGATGCCCTAGTCCAAGCCCTCCGCGAGGCGCTCGATCCGGCCACGCTGGTCGGGTGCACGGGTGAAGGGGTCATCGCCACGGGGCGCGAGATCGAATCAGGACCGGCGGCCACGCTCTGGGCAGCCCATTTGCCGGGTGTCGTCGCCCAGCCATTGCGACTTTCGTTTTCAAGCGTGCACGACCAATTCTCCTTGCGTCATTGGCCAGACATGGACACGGACGGCGATACGCCACTCGCCATGCTGCTGTTTGCCGATCCCTTCTCCACCCCGATGCAGGATGTGCTCTCGGTCATCGAGGAGCAGTACCCGGGGACCCGAGCGTTGGGCGGACTGGCCGGCGGCGGCCAGGACCTGGGCGAGAATCGGTTGTTTCTCGATGATGTGGTCCACACCGATGGGTTGGTTGGCGTGGCACTGTCCGGGCCCATCACCGTGCACACCGTCATCTCGCAAGGGTGTCGCCCCATCGGAGAACGGTTTATCGTCACCAAGGCCGAGCACAATGTCATCCAGGAACTCGGCGGTCGTCCCGCTCTACACTGTCTCCAAACAGTCTTCAGCCAGTTGAGCAGCGAAGAGCGCGCCCAGGCCCAACGCGCACTTCATATTGGCATTGCCATGGATGAACAACGGGCGCAATTCACACGCGGCGACTTCCTCATCAGGAATCTCCTTGGGGCAGATCAACAGACCGGAGCCATCGTGATCGGAGACGTCGTTCAGGAGGGACAGACCGTACAGTTTCAGGTACGGGATGCTCAGGCTGCCGACGAGGATCTACGGGTACTGCTGGCCGCCGCTCATCCCGGCTCGCGGCCGCTCCCACTTGGCGCGCTGTTATTCAGTTGTTGTGGACGCGGAAAAGGGCTGTTCGGCATTCCGAACCACGACGCGGCTGTGTTGGGAGAGCAGTTGGGTGCGATCCCTCTGGCCGGATTTTTCGCCCAGGGCGAAGTCGGTCCAGTGGGAGGACGGAATTTTCTCCATGGCTATACAGCCAGCATTGCGATATTTTCTGAACCAAAGCGCAGCGAGAAGGTGAGCGGCCGCTATTGA
- a CDS encoding FKBP-type peptidyl-prolyl cis-trans isomerase yields the protein MAQGEQTGSAAEVTTASGLKYIDVVVGTGKEAARGNLATVHYTGWLTNGKKFDSSVDRRDPFSFPIGAGQVIRGWDEGVAGMKVGGKRKLTIPPDLGYGARGAGGVIPPNATLVFDVELLEIR from the coding sequence ATGGCACAAGGGGAACAAACCGGTTCGGCCGCCGAAGTGACCACCGCTTCAGGACTCAAATACATCGATGTGGTCGTGGGAACCGGCAAGGAAGCCGCACGGGGCAACCTCGCCACCGTGCACTACACCGGATGGCTGACAAACGGGAAAAAGTTCGACAGTTCTGTTGACCGTCGAGATCCGTTCTCGTTTCCCATCGGAGCAGGACAGGTCATTCGAGGCTGGGATGAAGGGGTTGCCGGAATGAAAGTCGGCGGCAAGCGAAAGCTGACCATTCCCCCGGACTTGGGGTATGGAGCCCGTGGCGCAGGCGGCGTGATTCCACCGAACGCGACGCTCGTCTTCGACGTAGAGTTGCTCGAGATTCGATAA
- the gcvT gene encoding glycine cleavage system aminomethyltransferase GcvT, with protein sequence MKHTPLIDAHRQANGKLVDFAGWEMPIQYSGVVDEYQTVRRHAGLFDVSHMGRISVTGPGSLAFLQRVTTNDVSKLSVRQSHYSMICTPAGGIKDDVFIYHVKPYEFLVCVNASNRDKIVAWLHDKVAQAQGCKVQDRSESLAQIAVQGPASRDILTNAGMADITSLKVRQCLDSTFCGHPTLVTRTGYTGELGYELYLPAEAAAAAWDRLLEAGHPLGVKPAGLGARDLLRLEMAYLLYGNDMNDETTPIEAGADWVVKFDKGDFIGRAELLAQHTKGPSRRLVAFELIEKGVPRHGFKILNPDAPHAVIGEVTSGNLSPLLQKGIGMGYVTPAAAKLGASILIDIRGKSCPAMIVKPPFYKRTPSTS encoded by the coding sequence ATGAAACACACACCGCTGATTGACGCACACCGACAGGCAAACGGAAAGCTCGTCGACTTTGCCGGCTGGGAGATGCCCATCCAATACTCCGGCGTGGTCGATGAGTACCAGACCGTCCGCCGCCATGCAGGACTCTTCGATGTCAGCCACATGGGGCGGATCAGTGTCACCGGCCCCGGCTCACTGGCCTTCCTGCAGCGCGTGACAACGAACGACGTCTCGAAACTCTCTGTTCGTCAATCGCACTACTCCATGATCTGCACGCCTGCCGGCGGGATCAAAGATGATGTGTTCATCTACCACGTGAAGCCCTATGAATTCCTCGTCTGTGTGAACGCCTCCAACCGGGACAAGATCGTCGCCTGGTTGCACGACAAGGTCGCACAGGCTCAGGGATGCAAGGTCCAAGACCGGTCGGAATCCCTCGCACAGATCGCAGTCCAAGGCCCTGCCTCTCGTGACATCCTGACCAACGCGGGCATGGCCGACATCACCAGCCTCAAAGTCCGTCAGTGCCTGGACAGCACGTTTTGCGGGCACCCAACCCTGGTGACACGAACAGGGTACACGGGCGAATTGGGGTATGAACTCTATCTCCCCGCTGAAGCAGCGGCGGCGGCCTGGGATCGCCTCCTTGAGGCTGGACACCCCTTAGGGGTCAAACCTGCCGGGCTTGGGGCGCGTGACTTGCTGCGGTTGGAGATGGCATACCTCCTCTACGGCAATGACATGAATGACGAGACGACTCCCATCGAAGCCGGAGCGGATTGGGTCGTGAAATTCGACAAGGGCGATTTCATCGGCCGTGCTGAGCTATTAGCGCAGCATACCAAGGGACCGTCACGACGACTGGTGGCGTTTGAACTGATTGAAAAGGGCGTGCCACGGCACGGGTTTAAGATTCTCAACCCTGATGCGCCGCATGCCGTGATCGGCGAAGTCACCAGTGGGAATCTGTCACCCCTGCTGCAAAAAGGCATCGGCATGGGATATGTCACCCCCGCCGCGGCGAAACTGGGGGCATCGATCTTGATCGATATCCGGGGCAAGTCCTGTCCCGCTATGATTGTCAAACCACCTTTTTACAAACGAACACCGAGCACATCCTAG
- a CDS encoding NUDIX hydrolase, with translation MVKPIYQGRVVTLNVDTVRLPNGHTIDLEVIRHPGASAVVPMKEDGTVVLIRQFRHAANGFIYEIPAGKLHPKEDPLDCAARELEEEIGYKAGRFELLSSIFTAPGFADEVIHLYVATALTRGTQNLDQDEVLEVVEMPLREAIAKIEDGTIRDAKTIVGLQAVYIRQEHFR, from the coding sequence ATGGTGAAACCCATCTATCAAGGCAGGGTCGTTACGCTCAACGTCGATACGGTGCGCCTGCCGAACGGCCACACCATCGATCTCGAGGTCATCCGCCACCCCGGGGCCTCGGCCGTCGTGCCCATGAAAGAAGATGGCACGGTCGTCCTGATCCGTCAGTTTCGCCATGCCGCAAACGGGTTTATCTATGAAATCCCTGCGGGAAAGTTACATCCCAAGGAAGACCCTTTGGACTGTGCCGCACGTGAACTGGAAGAAGAGATCGGGTACAAGGCCGGACGGTTCGAATTGCTCTCCAGCATTTTCACGGCACCGGGTTTTGCCGACGAAGTCATTCACCTCTACGTAGCAACCGCCCTGACACGTGGCACCCAAAATTTGGACCAGGATGAAGTGCTGGAAGTAGTGGAAATGCCCCTGCGCGAGGCTATCGCAAAAATCGAAGATGGGACGATTCGGGACGCAAAGACAATCGTGGGGCTACAAGCCGTGTATATTCGGCAGGAACACTTCCGGTAA
- a CDS encoding mismatch-specific DNA-glycosylase, with translation MPRRIALPDHLAPKLNILFVGINPGLRSAALGHHYAGPSNRFWKLLYDAKLVPERLTYQDDGRLPHWGLGLTNLVARPTAGLADLTARDLAGGRQQLVRKVRRYHPRVVALLGMTLYPALFPHEPKRPTPRPGLQTATLHEATIVLLPNPSGRNAGYSYQSMLEAFHVLAAVSTARDIEKPGSRSSI, from the coding sequence ATGCCAAGACGAATTGCCCTCCCTGATCATCTGGCCCCGAAACTGAACATTCTGTTTGTCGGCATCAACCCGGGATTGCGCTCAGCTGCACTCGGGCATCACTACGCCGGTCCATCGAACCGATTCTGGAAACTGTTGTACGATGCGAAGCTGGTGCCCGAACGGCTGACCTATCAGGACGATGGCCGCCTTCCACACTGGGGATTGGGCCTGACCAACCTGGTTGCCCGCCCCACCGCCGGGCTGGCCGATCTGACAGCCCGGGATCTGGCGGGAGGACGGCAGCAGTTAGTCCGGAAAGTGCGTCGCTACCACCCGCGTGTCGTCGCACTGCTCGGCATGACCCTCTACCCGGCACTTTTTCCACATGAACCGAAGCGGCCAACACCACGCCCGGGCCTACAGACGGCGACGCTCCATGAAGCCACAATCGTGCTGCTCCCGAATCCGAGCGGACGGAACGCAGGGTATTCCTATCAGTCGATGCTCGAGGCGTTTCACGTGCTCGCAGCCGTCAGCACCGCCAGGGACATCGAAAAGCCTGGAAGCCGCTCCTCCATCTGA
- the rbsK gene encoding ribokinase, producing MVVVIGSSNIDLTATVDRLPAPGETVLGQHFVQSFGGKGANQAVAAARAGAEVRFLSKVGRDAHGDLIEQHLAAERLSRRVLLRDADTPTGVAMILVDGGGENQIVVVPGSNYRLMPSDVRRYADMMADARVLLVQMELLLETLEEALMVAKEHGLTTILNPAPAAPLSPELLKLVDILTPNETEVRMLSGVTDPAEGAHLLVLRGAGTVVVTCGDDGALFSRGTKPVHLPAFVVNAMDSTGAGDAFNGALACALAEGMEIEAALERANAAGALATTAQGAQASMPDRSDIDQLCRVGTRRHRTL from the coding sequence ATGGTTGTCGTAATTGGCTCCAGCAATATCGATCTGACCGCGACGGTAGATCGGCTGCCGGCCCCCGGCGAAACCGTGCTCGGTCAGCATTTTGTCCAGTCGTTCGGCGGCAAGGGGGCCAATCAGGCCGTTGCGGCAGCTCGTGCCGGCGCCGAGGTCCGTTTCTTGAGTAAGGTGGGCAGGGATGCCCATGGCGACTTGATCGAACAGCACCTGGCAGCGGAGAGATTGTCTCGACGGGTTTTATTGCGCGACGCCGATACGCCGACCGGGGTGGCGATGATTCTCGTCGACGGTGGCGGCGAGAACCAGATTGTCGTCGTTCCCGGGAGCAACTACAGGCTGATGCCGAGTGACGTGCGCCGCTATGCCGATATGATGGCTGATGCCCGCGTTCTCCTCGTTCAAATGGAACTGTTGCTGGAAACTCTCGAAGAGGCCTTGATGGTGGCGAAAGAGCATGGCCTGACGACGATTCTGAATCCTGCCCCCGCCGCTCCCTTGTCGCCTGAGCTTCTGAAGTTGGTGGACATTCTCACCCCCAACGAAACTGAGGTACGTATGCTGAGCGGAGTGACAGATCCGGCTGAGGGTGCGCATCTTCTGGTACTGCGAGGAGCGGGAACAGTGGTGGTCACTTGTGGCGACGACGGGGCCCTGTTCTCACGCGGCACGAAACCGGTTCACCTTCCCGCCTTTGTCGTCAATGCGATGGACTCCACTGGGGCTGGAGATGCCTTTAACGGTGCGTTGGCCTGTGCGTTGGCAGAAGGCATGGAGATCGAAGCGGCTTTGGAGCGAGCCAATGCGGCGGGTGCGTTAGCGACAACCGCTCAGGGTGCGCAAGCCTCGATGCCGGACAGGAGCGACATCGATCAACTCTGCCGGGTCGGGACGAGGCGGCATCGAACGCTGTGA
- a CDS encoding nucleoside hydrolase gives MARDASLAIRFSTVHRRSMLKTSPMKVIIDTDPGVDDALAILLALASPELDVVGITTVCGNVPVGQGTKNLFRVLNLLKPPSGLLVGQGAARPLEEDLITAVQVHGSDGLGELDGVLTAGGVPRYPAVRLPQVLPTAQDVWKECIRRYPDEVTLITLGPLTNVAVGLKVNPITVQKFRAVVAMGGAIGVPGNVSPVAEFNMYVDPHAAHRVFRASLPLMLVPLDVTTRVGVTRADLGTWVTASPHPIGRLVADMTSKAFDFAEQVEGHGLFYFHDPVAILSVVDASLLRTEALHVDIEMIGRVSRGATVADRRSRKPEEKADPNMQVAVGIEADRALQLIRSRLCPWLS, from the coding sequence GTGGCGCGTGATGCGAGCCTGGCCATCCGCTTCAGCACAGTGCATCGGCGAAGCATGTTGAAGACCTCTCCCATGAAAGTCATCATCGATACGGATCCCGGGGTTGACGATGCGCTGGCGATTCTGTTGGCGTTGGCCTCGCCGGAATTAGACGTGGTGGGAATTACCACGGTCTGCGGGAATGTGCCGGTCGGGCAAGGGACCAAAAATTTGTTTCGCGTGCTGAACCTGCTGAAGCCCCCATCGGGGCTGCTGGTGGGGCAGGGCGCAGCCCGGCCGCTGGAAGAAGACCTGATCACGGCGGTGCAGGTGCACGGCAGTGACGGCCTTGGTGAGTTGGATGGTGTGTTGACGGCGGGCGGGGTGCCACGGTACCCGGCAGTGCGCTTGCCCCAGGTATTACCGACCGCGCAAGACGTGTGGAAGGAGTGTATTCGCCGTTACCCGGATGAGGTGACGCTGATCACGCTGGGGCCATTGACGAACGTGGCGGTCGGCTTGAAGGTGAATCCGATCACGGTACAGAAGTTCCGTGCGGTGGTGGCGATGGGGGGGGCGATCGGGGTGCCCGGGAATGTGTCCCCGGTGGCTGAGTTCAATATGTATGTCGATCCTCATGCGGCGCATCGGGTGTTTCGGGCCTCGCTTCCCCTGATGCTCGTGCCGCTTGATGTGACGACTCGTGTCGGAGTGACTCGAGCAGACTTAGGGACGTGGGTGACAGCATCTCCTCACCCGATCGGTCGTCTGGTGGCCGACATGACATCCAAGGCGTTCGATTTCGCAGAGCAAGTCGAAGGTCACGGGCTCTTCTATTTCCATGACCCTGTTGCGATCCTGTCGGTCGTTGATGCCTCGCTCCTGAGGACTGAAGCGCTGCACGTGGATATTGAAATGATCGGGCGGGTGTCGCGTGGTGCGACCGTCGCCGATCGCCGGTCGCGTAAACCGGAGGAAAAGGCCGATCCCAACATGCAGGTTGCAGTGGGCATTGAGGCTGATCGGGCCTTGCAGCTTATTCGTAGCCGACTCTGTCCATGGTTGTCGTAA